Proteins encoded in a region of the Psychromicrobium lacuslunae genome:
- the glyA gene encoding serine hydroxymethyltransferase translates to MSNDPSNTSLAELDPEIAQVLQDELGRQRNTLEMIASENFAPRAVLEAQGSVLTNKYAEGYPGRRYYGGCEYVDIAENLAIDRVKTLFGAEYANVQPHSGAQANAAALAAMINPGDKILGLSLAHGGHLTHGMKLNFSGKLYEVAAYQVEEDTFRIDMDKLREQAKAEKPQVIIAGWSAYPRHLDFAAFRSIADEVGALLWTDMAHFAGLVAAGLHPSPVPHSDVVTSTVHKTLAGPRSGVILAKQEWAKKLNSAVFPGQQGGPLMHVIAAKAVAFKVAGSDEFKERQERVLEGARILADRLNQPDVAAAGVSVLTGGTDVHLVLVDLRNSDLDGQQAEDLLHSVGITVNRNAVPFDPRPPMVTSGLRIGTPALATRGFGAAEFTEVAEIIATALKAGAAVDAEALKARVHKLAEDFPLYPGIEG, encoded by the coding sequence ATGTCGAACGATCCCTCGAATACTTCTTTGGCCGAGCTAGACCCGGAAATCGCCCAAGTCCTGCAAGACGAACTGGGGCGACAACGCAACACCCTGGAAATGATCGCTTCCGAAAACTTCGCCCCCCGCGCGGTGCTGGAAGCTCAAGGTTCGGTGCTGACCAATAAATACGCCGAAGGCTACCCCGGACGGCGCTACTATGGCGGTTGCGAATACGTTGATATCGCCGAAAACCTGGCCATTGATCGGGTCAAGACGCTCTTTGGCGCCGAATACGCCAATGTGCAACCGCACTCAGGTGCACAGGCGAACGCTGCGGCGCTTGCCGCGATGATCAACCCGGGCGATAAGATCCTCGGCCTCTCGTTGGCGCACGGCGGCCACCTAACCCACGGCATGAAGTTGAATTTCTCCGGCAAGCTCTACGAGGTAGCTGCTTACCAAGTTGAGGAAGATACCTTCCGGATCGATATGGATAAGCTGCGGGAGCAGGCTAAGGCGGAAAAGCCGCAGGTCATTATCGCCGGCTGGTCTGCTTACCCTCGACACCTTGACTTTGCCGCCTTCCGCTCCATCGCCGACGAGGTCGGAGCCTTGCTCTGGACCGATATGGCGCACTTCGCTGGATTGGTCGCGGCCGGTTTGCACCCCTCGCCGGTGCCACATTCCGACGTCGTCACTTCCACCGTGCACAAAACGCTGGCTGGTCCGCGCTCGGGAGTGATCCTGGCTAAGCAGGAGTGGGCTAAGAAGCTCAACTCGGCGGTTTTCCCGGGCCAACAAGGCGGCCCGCTGATGCATGTGATCGCAGCGAAAGCGGTAGCCTTCAAGGTCGCTGGCTCGGACGAGTTCAAGGAACGTCAGGAGCGGGTGCTGGAAGGTGCCCGGATTTTGGCCGATCGGCTCAATCAGCCCGACGTCGCTGCAGCCGGTGTCTCGGTGCTCACCGGCGGTACTGACGTCCATCTGGTGCTGGTCGATCTGCGAAACTCGGACCTCGACGGCCAACAAGCCGAGGACCTGCTGCATAGCGTTGGGATTACGGTCAACCGAAACGCGGTGCCTTTCGATCCGCGGCCACCGATGGTCACCTCGGGGTTGCGGATCGGCACCCCAGCGCTGGCCACCAGAGGGTTCGGCGCGGCCGAATTCACCGAGGTGGCCGAGATCATCGCCACCGCGCTGAAGGCAGGGGCCGCTGTCGACGCGGAGGCGCTTAAAGCCCGGGTGCATAAGCTTGCCGAAGATTTCCCGCTCTACCCAGGAATTGAGGGCTAG
- a CDS encoding SNF2-related protein: MAGITLNGREVAPIMPEAGQVVEVRGSTWAVSNVQVQGLPRSPADESVAQLSHVVDLQSLDEGSLGAQLSVVWELEVGQTVTPAQGLPDLIHADSFDEPETLAGFIDAMRWGAVTSADPNRYQAPFWSGVNVEAYQLEPLRRALGAPRANLLLADDVGLGKTIEAGLVIQELLLRHRARTAVVVCPPSLSLKWRDEMREKFGLEFTIVNSELMAEVRRTHGLQANPFQIFPA, encoded by the coding sequence ATGGCCGGAATAACACTGAACGGTAGAGAAGTTGCGCCGATAATGCCCGAGGCTGGGCAGGTCGTCGAGGTCCGCGGTTCAACTTGGGCAGTGTCCAACGTCCAGGTCCAGGGTCTCCCGCGCAGTCCCGCTGACGAATCGGTCGCACAGCTCAGCCATGTTGTCGACCTTCAGTCGCTCGATGAGGGTAGCCTCGGTGCTCAACTCAGCGTGGTGTGGGAACTTGAAGTCGGACAGACTGTCACCCCAGCGCAGGGGCTCCCCGATTTGATTCACGCGGATAGCTTCGACGAGCCGGAGACATTGGCCGGGTTCATCGACGCAATGCGGTGGGGCGCGGTAACGAGTGCCGATCCTAATCGTTATCAAGCCCCGTTCTGGTCGGGTGTGAACGTCGAGGCGTACCAGCTGGAGCCGCTCCGCCGGGCTCTCGGTGCGCCACGTGCCAATCTGTTACTTGCTGATGATGTCGGCCTAGGTAAGACGATCGAGGCCGGGCTGGTCATTCAGGAGTTGTTACTTCGTCATCGCGCCAGGACCGCCGTAGTCGTCTGCCCACCGAGCCTGTCGCTGAAGTGGCGGGACGAGATGCGGGAGAAGTTCGGCCTGGAGTTCACCATAGTGAACTCCGAGCTGATGGCTGAGGTCCGCCGCACGCACGGACTCCAGGCAAATCCCTTCCAGATCTTCCCCGCGTGA
- a CDS encoding response regulator transcription factor has translation MIEILLADDQKLIRAGFGALINAENDMRVIAECGTGAEALRLAKVHRPEIILMDIRMPDGDGLTATAKITAEPALAQSKVIILTTFELDEYISEAVRAGAAGFLVKDTEPTELLRAIRVVAEGDALLSPSVTKKMLAQFALQAHPLREPQGFSDLTERELEVLAAVAEGLNNAEIAERLFIAPLTAKTHVSRIMTKLSARDRAQLVVLGYESGLVKPGRAEG, from the coding sequence ATGATTGAGATTCTGCTGGCCGACGATCAGAAGTTGATTCGTGCTGGCTTTGGTGCGCTAATCAACGCCGAGAACGATATGCGCGTGATTGCGGAGTGCGGGACCGGTGCGGAAGCGCTCCGGCTGGCCAAAGTACACCGACCCGAGATTATTTTGATGGATATTCGGATGCCTGACGGTGACGGGCTGACGGCGACCGCGAAGATCACCGCAGAGCCAGCGCTCGCGCAGAGCAAGGTGATCATCCTGACCACTTTTGAACTCGACGAATATATCTCCGAGGCGGTGCGCGCCGGGGCAGCCGGATTCCTGGTGAAAGACACCGAGCCAACCGAACTGCTCCGCGCTATCCGGGTGGTTGCCGAGGGCGATGCCCTGCTCTCGCCCTCGGTGACGAAAAAGATGCTGGCACAATTTGCGCTGCAGGCACACCCACTGCGCGAACCCCAAGGTTTCAGCGACCTGACCGAGCGAGAGCTGGAAGTGCTCGCTGCAGTGGCCGAGGGACTGAACAATGCCGAGATCGCCGAACGCCTCTTCATTGCCCCGCTCACCGCGAAGACTCATGTCTCGCGGATCATGACAAAGCTCTCCGCTCGCGATCGCGCTCAGTTGGTGGTGCTCGGCTACGAATCAGGCTTGGTGAAACCGGGGCGAGCCGAGGGGTAG
- a CDS encoding helicase-related protein encodes MIVSMAWLPQMRAQRLLRDVYSQASNPKTGSRYAFDILVVDEAHHVAPSSPSTLAGGRGYAVDTQRTIAVRQLAEKCEHRLFLSATPHNGHPESFTALLEMIDPRRFARGAQLDSTALKDVTVRRLKTDLTNKGFKRRKVNTILFDPSSDEQQMFGLLDAIVTKSAKLNGTKPSGDIVTLLLKKRFLSSPYAFGVTLRNYLSSKAGRGLSDDEYDDIFGEGQADEEEGLWEQVESERLRESKSSDPLVGADPGQLEKLASWGLEYEGRADSRVEKLIGFLDAICRPDRKNWLNERVVVFTEYADTVEWLARVLRQKGYTDDRLAVIQGSTTPEDREFIRSQFTADPSKEPVRVLLATDAAGEGIDLQTYCHRLVNFDIPFNPSRLEQRIGRIDRYGQTEEPQVYHFVPDRDSSTYGSDLRFMEIIARKISQVEYDLGSANQVVGRKSKGTSARAPVPRVSRRESTPMR; translated from the coding sequence GTGATCGTCAGTATGGCGTGGTTACCGCAGATGCGTGCCCAGCGTCTGCTGCGTGACGTATATTCACAGGCGAGTAACCCAAAAACGGGTAGCCGGTATGCTTTTGACATCCTGGTAGTCGACGAAGCACATCACGTTGCACCGTCTAGCCCGTCGACCCTGGCGGGCGGTCGTGGCTATGCTGTTGATACGCAGCGAACCATCGCGGTGCGTCAGCTTGCTGAGAAGTGTGAGCATCGGCTCTTCCTGAGCGCGACTCCGCACAACGGGCACCCCGAATCGTTCACCGCGTTGCTGGAGATGATCGACCCGCGGCGCTTCGCTCGAGGCGCGCAGCTCGACTCCACTGCGTTGAAGGACGTGACCGTCCGTCGCCTGAAGACAGACTTGACGAACAAGGGCTTCAAGCGACGCAAGGTGAACACGATCTTGTTCGATCCGTCGAGCGACGAACAGCAGATGTTTGGCCTGCTTGACGCAATCGTCACCAAAAGCGCGAAGCTCAACGGTACGAAGCCCTCAGGTGACATCGTCACGCTGTTGCTGAAGAAGCGCTTCCTGTCCAGCCCGTACGCGTTCGGTGTGACGTTGCGCAACTACTTGTCGTCCAAGGCGGGACGCGGCCTATCAGATGACGAATACGACGACATCTTCGGCGAGGGCCAAGCAGACGAAGAAGAGGGCCTTTGGGAGCAAGTGGAGTCAGAGCGGCTGCGTGAGTCGAAGAGCTCCGACCCCCTCGTCGGTGCCGACCCTGGTCAGCTGGAAAAGCTGGCGAGCTGGGGCCTCGAATACGAGGGCCGCGCCGACTCTCGGGTTGAAAAGCTCATTGGCTTTCTTGATGCGATATGTCGCCCCGACCGTAAGAACTGGTTGAATGAGCGTGTCGTAGTCTTCACCGAGTACGCGGACACCGTCGAATGGCTCGCTCGTGTGCTGAGGCAGAAGGGCTATACCGATGATCGTCTTGCGGTAATCCAGGGCTCTACCACGCCAGAGGATCGCGAATTCATCCGATCGCAATTTACTGCTGACCCATCGAAGGAGCCGGTGCGAGTTCTGCTCGCCACCGATGCGGCGGGCGAGGGCATTGACCTTCAGACCTACTGTCACCGCTTAGTGAACTTCGACATTCCGTTCAACCCGTCGCGTCTGGAGCAACGCATTGGTCGGATCGACCGGTACGGGCAGACCGAGGAGCCTCAGGTCTATCATTTCGTACCCGATCGTGACTCCTCTACCTATGGCTCAGATTTGCGGTTCATGGAGATCATCGCCCGCAAGATTTCCCAGGTGGAATATGACCTCGGATCGGCCAATCAAGTGGTGGGGAGGAAATCCAAAGGCACTTCGGCAAGAGCGCCAGTGCCACGCGTAAGTCGGCGGGAGTCGACACCAATGCGGTGA
- a CDS encoding bifunctional methylenetetrahydrofolate dehydrogenase/methenyltetrahydrofolate cyclohydrolase translates to MTAQILDGEKAATEVKSELVERIAALKRRGITPGLATVLVGEDPPSHAYVRMKHRDAAALGLASVERQLPAETSQEELDAVIDELNANPEVHGILVQIPLPKHLDEQAVLERIDPAKDADGLHPVNLGRLVLNVNGPIDTPLPCTPVGAIELMLRNDIDLKGKHVVVLGRGITVGRALGLLLTRRAINATVTLTHTGTVDLPSHLRQADVVISAVGVPHLVKAADLKPGAVVLDVGVSREINEETGKPKLLGDIDPAAAEVASWISPNPGGVGPMTRAMLMSNVVAAAERQNPPR, encoded by the coding sequence ATGACGGCGCAAATTTTAGACGGCGAAAAGGCCGCCACAGAGGTCAAATCTGAGCTGGTAGAACGTATCGCGGCGCTGAAGCGGCGCGGCATCACGCCTGGACTGGCAACCGTTCTAGTTGGCGAAGATCCGCCCAGCCACGCTTATGTTCGGATGAAGCACCGCGACGCCGCTGCCCTCGGCCTGGCTTCAGTCGAGCGGCAGCTACCAGCAGAAACCAGCCAGGAAGAACTGGACGCGGTGATTGACGAGCTCAATGCCAATCCAGAGGTGCACGGCATTTTGGTGCAGATTCCGTTGCCCAAGCATTTGGATGAGCAGGCCGTGCTGGAGCGGATCGACCCGGCCAAGGACGCCGATGGGCTGCATCCGGTGAATCTGGGCCGCCTGGTACTGAACGTCAATGGCCCGATTGACACCCCGCTGCCGTGCACCCCGGTCGGCGCCATCGAGTTGATGCTGCGCAACGATATCGACCTAAAGGGTAAGCACGTCGTGGTGCTGGGCCGTGGCATCACCGTCGGCCGGGCGCTCGGGCTGTTGCTGACTCGTCGGGCTATCAACGCTACCGTCACCTTGACCCACACCGGAACCGTTGACCTGCCGAGCCACTTGCGTCAAGCCGATGTGGTGATCTCCGCGGTTGGAGTGCCGCATTTGGTGAAAGCCGCTGACCTGAAACCCGGGGCCGTGGTGCTCGATGTCGGCGTCTCCCGCGAAATCAACGAGGAGACAGGTAAGCCGAAGCTGCTCGGCGATATTGACCCGGCCGCCGCCGAGGTTGCTTCGTGGATCTCGCCAAACCCCGGTGGGGTAGGCCCGATGACGCGGGCGATGCTGATGAGCAATGTAGTGGCCGCCGCTGAGCGGCAAAACCCTCCGCGCTGA
- a CDS encoding putative quinol monooxygenase, producing MTFAYFGKLGTQPGRRDEVVAILVRSDTGDPLPGCLLYEVGINPDFPDQVFVSELWESEEAHQASSQLPSVQVTIKGDAPALRRDEWGTIRGDRLPIAGLRGQREDQNR from the coding sequence ATGACCTTCGCATACTTTGGCAAGTTAGGCACTCAACCCGGGCGACGCGATGAAGTGGTAGCAATCCTGGTTCGCTCCGACACTGGTGATCCGCTGCCGGGTTGCCTGTTGTATGAGGTGGGAATCAATCCGGACTTCCCGGACCAGGTATTCGTCTCTGAACTCTGGGAATCGGAGGAAGCTCATCAGGCTTCCTCACAGTTGCCCTCTGTTCAGGTCACGATCAAAGGCGATGCCCCTGCTCTCCGGCGAGATGAGTGGGGAACGATTCGAGGTGATCGGCTCCCCATTGCGGGATTGAGAGGCCAGCGAGAAGACCAAAATCGGTGA
- a CDS encoding S1 family peptidase has protein sequence MKLAPIVTAIGAAAVLSVTGISAASASTLESAPVAKASVVAPRIIDGSIADFSKAPFAAREFVNGSFNCSASIISATWVLTAKHCTEGHSASSITFKLGSADLNGGTTVKVKRVVEWSEGDVALAELSTAYQGSYASLGGSTPSEGTAANIYGWGRTAVGAPASSKLKTAKVSIVGTDDQGWSGPSIVEKTVDGQAYKGDSGGPLVANGKVVGVCSGTNDYNAPDEVEYASVPASADWITSVSGVSVS, from the coding sequence ATGAAATTAGCTCCCATCGTTACCGCAATCGGAGCGGCAGCCGTGCTTTCGGTCACCGGTATTTCGGCCGCGAGCGCGAGCACCCTGGAGTCCGCTCCGGTGGCTAAGGCATCAGTTGTCGCGCCCCGGATTATCGACGGCAGCATCGCTGACTTCTCCAAGGCTCCCTTTGCCGCCCGCGAGTTCGTCAACGGCAGCTTCAACTGCTCAGCCTCGATCATCTCAGCGACTTGGGTGCTCACCGCGAAGCACTGCACCGAAGGACATAGTGCCAGCTCAATCACCTTCAAGCTTGGCAGCGCTGATTTGAACGGTGGTACTACGGTCAAGGTCAAGCGGGTGGTCGAATGGTCGGAGGGCGATGTTGCCCTCGCCGAGCTGAGCACCGCGTACCAGGGAAGTTACGCGTCCCTGGGCGGTAGTACCCCGAGCGAAGGCACTGCGGCGAATATCTATGGTTGGGGACGGACCGCTGTTGGCGCGCCGGCCTCGTCGAAGCTGAAGACCGCGAAGGTCAGCATTGTGGGCACCGATGACCAGGGCTGGTCCGGCCCGTCAATCGTGGAAAAGACTGTTGACGGACAGGCCTATAAGGGCGACTCCGGTGGCCCCCTGGTGGCTAACGGCAAGGTTGTCGGCGTCTGCTCCGGAACCAATGACTACAATGCGCCCGACGAAGTGGAATACGCCTCGGTACCGGCCTCGGCCGACTGGATCACCAGTGTCTCGGGTGTCTCGGTGAGCTAA
- a CDS encoding sensor histidine kinase has translation MRTRRPYLRTAAIVVVLLLLGLVGTRFASRFQVTSTPLDTWAYICLIAGPLTLFLRHRFPAVMVVLSMGFSGWYLFAGYPAGPQPLSFAVAIIFALIAGQQVVTWLCIGLSVLGVVLYNALMGGDTWPIKTAALSAWLLILGLVGTGIKARIERTTLLRHRRQEQAEAARSAERLALARDIHDVVAHSLSSINVRASVALHLAEKDPAQMQAALQAIKSSSKEALTEVRELLGVLRQDTPLSPVSPLSRLPKLIEEAQASGLRVEQHLNLAHPLAAEQEAVVYRLVQEALTNVVRHAAASRARITVSSAEAELSVQIDDDGIGLVDSIPGNGIAGMRERVASLAGELEFVERHPGLSVRARIPLQSAR, from the coding sequence GTGAGAACCAGGCGGCCCTATTTGCGCACAGCGGCAATTGTCGTGGTGCTGTTGCTCCTCGGCCTGGTAGGCACTAGGTTCGCCAGCAGATTCCAGGTCACCAGTACACCGCTCGACACCTGGGCCTATATCTGTCTCATTGCCGGCCCGCTGACGCTATTTTTGCGCCACCGCTTTCCGGCGGTGATGGTGGTGCTCTCAATGGGTTTCAGCGGCTGGTACTTATTCGCCGGCTATCCGGCCGGTCCACAACCACTTTCTTTTGCCGTCGCGATTATTTTTGCGCTGATTGCCGGGCAGCAGGTAGTCACTTGGCTATGTATTGGGCTCAGCGTGCTCGGCGTGGTGCTTTACAACGCCCTGATGGGCGGCGATACCTGGCCGATCAAAACAGCAGCGCTGAGTGCCTGGCTGCTCATCCTCGGACTGGTGGGGACCGGTATCAAGGCCAGAATTGAGCGAACTACCCTGCTTCGCCACCGGCGCCAAGAGCAGGCCGAGGCCGCCCGAAGCGCAGAACGGCTGGCTCTGGCCAGGGATATTCACGATGTGGTGGCGCACTCACTCTCCAGCATCAATGTGCGGGCATCGGTGGCGCTGCACCTAGCCGAAAAGGACCCGGCTCAGATGCAAGCTGCTCTGCAAGCAATCAAGAGCAGTAGCAAGGAGGCGCTGACCGAGGTGCGCGAGCTGCTCGGGGTGCTCCGGCAGGATACCCCGCTGAGCCCGGTGAGTCCGCTTTCGCGGCTACCCAAATTGATCGAAGAGGCGCAGGCCAGCGGCTTGCGAGTTGAGCAGCACCTTAACCTGGCGCATCCGTTGGCCGCCGAACAGGAGGCAGTGGTTTATCGGCTGGTTCAGGAGGCCTTGACTAATGTCGTTCGGCACGCCGCGGCCAGCCGCGCGCGCATCACGGTGAGCAGCGCGGAAGCTGAACTCAGCGTGCAGATTGACGACGACGGCATCGGCCTAGTCGACAGCATTCCGGGTAATGGGATAGCAGGAATGCGCGAAAGGGTGGCGTCGCTGGCGGGGGAGCTGGAATTCGTCGAGAGGCACCCCGGGCTTTCGGTGCGTGCTCGGATTCCGCTTCAGAGCGCCCGATGA
- a CDS encoding FAD-dependent oxidoreductase: MYQVVVIGAGQAGLAAAYHLKRRGLIPGQDFLVLDANPGPGGAWRHRWPSLTLGAAHGIHDLPDFPLGEPDPSRPAAEIVADYYGRFEAHHELQVLRPARVTSVSDSPEHTDTSLSPSPDEPVRRPLTVQFELPNQETRSIQTRLLISGTGTWDKPYWPYYPGASEFSGRQLHTHDFRSAEDFASQRVLVVGGGTSAAQFLLQLDEAGAETLWSTRRPPEFRSLEKNPDWGRDVERAVNERTRAGLPPISVVGVTGLPMTPMYQAGIDAGVLRSRGAIDSFGPHSVTFRDGSVEEIDTILWATGFRASLDHLAPLKLREPGGGIVMDGVRVAKEPRLFLVGYGASASTLGATRAGRAAALAALKRLETLAEPGETFALSGVRLD; this comes from the coding sequence ATGTATCAAGTTGTGGTGATCGGCGCAGGCCAGGCTGGCCTCGCGGCGGCCTATCACCTAAAGCGAAGGGGCCTGATTCCAGGGCAGGATTTCCTGGTTTTGGATGCTAATCCGGGCCCCGGTGGGGCCTGGCGACATCGCTGGCCCAGCCTCACCTTAGGCGCCGCACACGGCATTCACGACCTGCCAGATTTCCCGCTGGGCGAGCCGGACCCCAGCCGCCCGGCCGCCGAAATAGTTGCGGACTATTACGGACGATTCGAAGCGCATCACGAGCTTCAAGTGCTTCGACCCGCCCGAGTCACCTCGGTCAGTGATAGCCCGGAACACACCGACACTTCGCTGAGCCCATCGCCAGACGAACCCGTTAGACGACCGCTCACTGTGCAGTTCGAGCTGCCAAACCAGGAAACTCGCTCGATCCAGACTCGCTTGCTAATCAGCGGCACCGGGACGTGGGACAAGCCCTACTGGCCGTACTATCCGGGAGCTTCCGAGTTCTCTGGTCGGCAGCTGCATACCCATGACTTTCGCAGCGCTGAGGATTTCGCCAGCCAGCGAGTGCTGGTGGTGGGCGGCGGCACCTCGGCTGCCCAATTCCTCTTGCAACTCGACGAGGCCGGTGCGGAAACCCTGTGGTCCACCCGTCGTCCACCCGAGTTCCGCTCTCTGGAGAAGAACCCAGACTGGGGACGGGACGTGGAGAGAGCGGTCAACGAGCGGACCCGGGCTGGGCTGCCGCCGATCAGTGTGGTGGGCGTGACCGGTTTGCCCATGACGCCGATGTATCAGGCTGGGATTGACGCCGGGGTATTGAGGTCCCGTGGAGCAATTGACTCCTTCGGGCCGCATTCGGTGACCTTCCGCGACGGCAGCGTCGAAGAGATCGACACCATTCTCTGGGCTACCGGTTTTCGCGCCTCATTGGACCATCTGGCGCCTTTGAAGCTGCGTGAACCGGGTGGCGGCATCGTGATGGACGGCGTTCGAGTAGCCAAAGAACCTCGGCTCTTCCTGGTCGGCTACGGCGCTTCGGCTTCCACACTCGGCGCAACCAGGGCAGGCCGCGCCGCCGCTTTGGCAGCGCTCAAACGCCTCGAAACACTTGCCGAACCCGGCGAAACTTTTGCACTGAGCGGAGTTAGGCTCGATTAG